One Candidatus Zixiibacteriota bacterium genomic window carries:
- a CDS encoding AAA family ATPase — protein sequence MMTDIQIEGFKSFGAPNPRLRLGPLNFLVGANASGKSNFIAALQFVQNAVVQNVDYAVNELGGTAEVRNKILRERELPKPVRFFLRSDTSWGFAVDNREWRTQWIEYEVSLNLRGDAPSPVVATESLVAQVENGGKAKRFELKRDASNVSIVNPTSGSGAKLELAIPEPEQNRLALGVGFYALPAVFLRKEIESWRFFNISPKVAREPYKELPDVGLGTSGENLAVVLHNIEKNPKALEAIVRGLRGAVPGFKSLKTVRLPVEGKYAFQVIEERIKAINPSSVSDGTIRLLSLLVVTQWMSEDSQLIAIEEPENGLHPHLSGYIVDILKAASLEKQLIVTTHNPEFLNSLSPDQVIMFEKKDGITQTKKASDIDQIGVFSKHFRLGELWEQGTLGGIL from the coding sequence ATGATGACAGATATCCAGATCGAAGGGTTCAAGAGCTTCGGCGCGCCAAATCCCCGACTCAGATTGGGGCCCTTGAATTTCCTCGTTGGCGCTAATGCCTCTGGAAAGTCTAATTTCATAGCCGCACTGCAGTTTGTTCAGAATGCAGTGGTCCAAAACGTGGATTATGCTGTGAACGAGCTTGGCGGAACTGCAGAAGTCCGTAACAAAATCCTGCGTGAGCGCGAGCTACCAAAGCCGGTCAGGTTTTTCCTTCGAAGTGACACGTCGTGGGGGTTCGCAGTCGATAATCGGGAGTGGAGAACACAGTGGATCGAATATGAAGTCTCATTGAACCTCAGAGGGGATGCACCCTCGCCAGTCGTAGCGACGGAATCTCTAGTCGCACAGGTCGAAAACGGCGGGAAAGCAAAACGATTTGAGCTAAAGCGCGATGCAAGTAATGTCTCGATTGTGAACCCGACCTCTGGCTCAGGAGCCAAACTAGAATTGGCGATCCCCGAGCCCGAGCAGAATCGTCTCGCGCTCGGAGTCGGTTTTTATGCGCTTCCTGCTGTGTTCTTAAGGAAAGAGATTGAAAGTTGGCGATTTTTCAACATTAGTCCAAAGGTCGCACGTGAGCCGTACAAGGAATTGCCCGATGTAGGATTGGGAACGTCGGGCGAAAATCTAGCTGTCGTGCTTCACAATATTGAGAAGAACCCGAAGGCCTTGGAAGCAATTGTTCGCGGGCTCCGCGGAGCGGTGCCTGGATTCAAATCCCTGAAAACCGTAAGGCTGCCCGTGGAGGGGAAATACGCCTTTCAGGTTATTGAGGAGCGTATCAAAGCAATTAACCCGTCGTCCGTGTCCGATGGTACGATTCGGCTACTATCGCTGCTGGTTGTAACCCAATGGATGAGTGAGGATTCGCAGTTGATTGCAATCGAGGAGCCTGAAAATGGACTCCACCCACACCTATCTGGATATATCGTCGATATTCTAAAAGCCGCCTCCCTGGAGAAACAACTCATTGTGACAACTCATAATCCCGAATTCCTCAACTCCTTGAGTCCGGATCAAGTCATCATGTTTGAGAAAAAGGACGGCATAACTCAGACAAAAAAGGCCAGCGATATCGATCAGATTGGTGTGTTTAGCAAGCATTTTCGCCTTGGTGAGCTCTGGGAGCAAGGCACTCTCGGGGGAATATTGTGA
- a CDS encoding DUF4276 family protein — MIIGVGVEGPSDLRFWTKVLHKHLPHVKFDVRNMKNRSRLIRETNRLLESFRHLHYNSCLVLLDRDSAPCNSEVLSEFDELVRSEATKPLTERYLHILIAVRELEAWYLADEQAIQTVFPNQDYQAPHDTSELNAERVISSFWKSEFGGSALNKIELAGLISPKFSPQRAMECSTSFMHTWKRITFTVSQGSGR; from the coding sequence GTGATAATTGGCGTCGGCGTAGAGGGACCGTCGGATCTAAGATTCTGGACCAAGGTGCTCCACAAACACCTCCCACACGTTAAGTTCGATGTTAGAAATATGAAGAATCGTTCGAGGCTCATACGCGAAACGAACAGACTTCTGGAGAGTTTCCGCCACCTTCATTACAACTCATGTTTGGTCCTGCTTGATAGGGACAGCGCTCCATGCAATTCCGAGGTGTTGTCCGAGTTCGATGAGCTGGTACGATCAGAGGCCACCAAGCCTCTCACCGAAAGATACCTTCACATTCTTATAGCCGTTCGTGAACTTGAGGCGTGGTACCTCGCGGACGAACAGGCGATTCAAACTGTCTTCCCCAACCAAGATTATCAAGCACCGCATGACACCAGCGAGTTGAACGCTGAAAGAGTGATATCGAGCTTCTGGAAGAGTGAATTCGGTGGAAGTGCCCTAAATAAGATAGAGTTGGCGGGACTAATTTCTCCCAAGTTTTCTCCCCAGCGCGCAATGGAGTGCTCCACATCTTTCATGCACACTTGGAAGAGAATCACATTCACTGTTTCTCAAGGTTCTGGTCGATAG
- a CDS encoding FlgD immunoglobulin-like domain containing protein, translating into MKSSVIHSRHASIGRRFGYAAVVVASLSLPALSITAAVVQVALTPPVPVAGSPFHVTIDGYFPDLCWSPEVAWSSISVVGNVLTIAIIGKDNWVSGPCLTAIAPYKFTQAAPPLPAGRYTLAVVEYHNSSRDPDPQLFLYNFGVDSAGTPTDVGDGDVPIDFTLDQNYPNPFNPSTVIEYMLPVTSHVSITIFNLLGQEVRKLVDETQSAGPHKLKWDGRDNDGAQMASGAYFYRLVAGDLVATKKMVLVR; encoded by the coding sequence ATGAAATCATCAGTTATTCACTCAAGACATGCTTCGATCGGCCGCCGATTCGGTTATGCCGCCGTTGTGGTAGCGTCATTGTCGCTGCCGGCGTTATCCATCACGGCTGCTGTCGTGCAGGTGGCATTGACCCCGCCCGTGCCGGTTGCAGGAAGCCCGTTCCACGTAACTATTGACGGGTATTTCCCGGATCTCTGCTGGAGTCCCGAAGTTGCCTGGTCATCGATCTCGGTGGTCGGAAATGTTCTGACAATCGCCATTATTGGGAAGGACAATTGGGTCTCCGGTCCCTGTCTGACGGCGATCGCACCTTACAAGTTTACGCAGGCGGCCCCGCCGCTTCCCGCCGGTCGCTACACGCTGGCGGTGGTTGAGTATCACAACTCGAGTCGCGATCCGGACCCGCAGCTGTTTCTGTACAACTTCGGCGTTGACAGCGCCGGCACACCCACCGATGTCGGCGATGGTGATGTGCCCATTGATTTCACGCTCGACCAGAACTACCCAAACCCGTTCAACCCCTCGACCGTGATCGAGTACATGCTGCCGGTAACATCGCACGTGTCGATAACGATCTTCAACTTGCTCGGGCAGGAAGTACGCAAACTGGTCGATGAGACTCAGTCAGCCGGGCCTCACAAGTTGAAGTGGGATGGCCGTGACAACGACGGTGCGCAGATGGCTTCGGGCGCCTATTTCTATCGGCTTGTAGCAGGGGACCTGGTGGCGACGAAGAAGATGGTGCTGGTCAGGTAG
- a CDS encoding PTS sugar transporter subunit IIA translates to MHLSRYLTENLIKLEMSTEIEPFVDGCSLDKWRLKAKESVLGELVDLLDQGNRIGNRTKLLLDFINREKKATTGIGKGVAIPHIRSLQAKEFMVAFARSTHGYDFDSLDQQPTHLFFVMASPPYDDGMYLKAFKAIAEMFQYDAFREELMKVSAPGEVIRALRSME, encoded by the coding sequence ATGCATTTGTCGCGATACCTGACAGAGAACCTGATCAAGCTCGAGATGAGCACCGAGATCGAACCGTTTGTCGACGGCTGCTCGCTCGACAAGTGGCGTCTGAAAGCCAAGGAGTCGGTTTTGGGGGAGCTGGTGGACCTTCTGGACCAGGGGAACCGTATCGGCAATCGGACCAAGCTGCTGTTGGACTTTATCAATCGCGAGAAAAAGGCCACCACCGGCATCGGCAAAGGGGTGGCGATCCCGCATATACGGTCACTTCAGGCCAAAGAGTTCATGGTGGCATTCGCGCGCTCCACTCATGGCTATGATTTCGATTCGCTCGACCAGCAGCCCACGCATTTGTTCTTCGTGATGGCGTCCCCGCCCTATGATGACGGCATGTATCTGAAGGCGTTCAAGGCGATCGCCGAGATGTTTCAGTACGATGCGTTCCGCGAGGAGCTGATGAAAGTCTCCGCTCCCGGCGAAGTGATCCGCGCCCTCCGCTCCATGGAGTAA
- a CDS encoding plasmid pRiA4b ORF-3 family protein, translating to MEKKQKGVRLKRSPAAMIYRLKIKLNEIEPSIWRRFEVPANITLIQLHHIIQSVMGWTNSHLHQFIIDGSYYTYPDTDMNPKDIDERTVRLNKVVRETGLTFQYDYDFGDGWEHQIEVEAIEPARPKIKYPRCLEGSRCCPPEDCGGPGGYEDFLKALADPGHEQHEELKEWIGGFWNPERFDLRDTNIWIREVSREKYYLKNLLAADM from the coding sequence ATGGAGAAGAAACAGAAGGGCGTTCGGCTGAAACGCTCGCCGGCTGCAATGATCTACCGGCTAAAAATTAAGCTCAACGAGATAGAACCGTCCATTTGGCGACGGTTCGAAGTGCCCGCCAACATCACGTTGATCCAACTGCATCATATCATTCAAAGTGTGATGGGGTGGACCAACTCGCACTTACACCAGTTCATAATTGATGGGAGTTACTATACGTATCCCGATACGGATATGAATCCCAAGGATATCGATGAGCGAACCGTGCGGCTGAACAAGGTTGTGCGTGAGACCGGCCTGACTTTCCAGTATGACTATGACTTCGGTGACGGATGGGAACATCAGATAGAGGTTGAGGCAATCGAACCGGCTCGACCGAAGATCAAATATCCGCGGTGCCTGGAAGGAAGCAGGTGCTGTCCTCCGGAGGATTGCGGCGGCCCGGGAGGGTACGAGGATTTTCTGAAGGCACTGGCTGATCCTGGCCACGAACAGCACGAGGAGTTGAAAGAATGGATTGGCGGTTTCTGGAATCCTGAAAGGTTCGATCTTCGGGATACCAACATATGGATTCGTGAAGTATCTCGAGAGAAGTACTATCTGAAGAATCTACTGGCAGCCGACATGTGA
- a CDS encoding cupin domain-containing protein, producing MNQRPEYNINLDIQFDHQQLIDVPAIVAGITEKWSNRTLTKVNDSVVRLGVIEGEFHWHKHDRDDEFFFVLEGRLLIDLSDRTIELGLHQGVTISKGMMHRPRAPQKTVMLMVETSAIRPTGD from the coding sequence ATGAACCAACGACCCGAGTACAATATCAATCTCGATATCCAATTCGACCACCAGCAACTCATCGACGTTCCGGCAATCGTGGCCGGTATCACCGAGAAGTGGTCGAATCGCACGCTGACGAAAGTAAACGACAGCGTCGTCCGGCTCGGTGTTATCGAGGGGGAGTTTCACTGGCACAAGCATGATCGCGACGACGAGTTCTTTTTCGTGCTTGAAGGCAGACTCCTGATCGACCTGTCGGACCGCACGATCGAGCTTGGACTGCATCAGGGGGTGACCATCAGCAAAGGGATGATGCATCGCCCGCGAGCGCCTCAGAAGACCGTCATGCTGATGGTCGAAACCAGCGCCATCAGGCCGACCGGGGACTGA
- a CDS encoding cytochrome c3 family protein, whose translation MNCLQCHTCEVPTAKDKCLKACPSLSMTHVTAAHQLSEAPDSMLLDELASEYQPVHFNHKLHAKMAQMGQNCVTCHHYSPSGRVPPCKECHANEGGAVNLRQPSLKGAYHRQCLSCHREWSHDTKCVICHKPNGKTKTSDTVADSTDIMGSAHPIITEPVKKVYQTPYQQGPVVTFQHKEHIDLFGLRCVDCHKKENCSYCHDIDKPAKLAKTQEEVHAVCNDCHGKAVCDKCHDNRERPGFNHESTGWALGTYHEDLVCRACHPTGKRIVKMNNQCSNCHSGWNPANFKHAVTGLRLDEIHAEVDCTDCHAQRKFDAPPTCSGCHDDNRHFKDQPPGEYVKRM comes from the coding sequence ATGAACTGCTTACAGTGCCACACGTGCGAGGTCCCGACCGCCAAAGACAAGTGTCTGAAAGCCTGCCCCAGTTTGTCGATGACGCACGTGACGGCAGCTCACCAGCTCTCCGAGGCCCCTGATTCGATGCTTCTTGACGAGCTGGCATCTGAATACCAGCCGGTGCACTTCAATCACAAACTTCACGCCAAGATGGCGCAGATGGGACAGAACTGTGTGACCTGCCACCATTACAGCCCGTCGGGTCGAGTCCCTCCGTGCAAGGAGTGTCATGCCAACGAGGGGGGAGCCGTAAACCTGAGGCAACCGAGTCTCAAAGGGGCCTATCACCGGCAATGCCTGTCGTGCCACCGTGAGTGGAGTCACGATACCAAATGCGTGATCTGCCACAAGCCTAACGGCAAGACCAAGACGTCCGATACGGTGGCTGACTCTACCGACATCATGGGAAGCGCGCACCCGATCATCACCGAGCCCGTGAAGAAAGTGTACCAGACGCCGTATCAGCAGGGGCCGGTGGTGACCTTCCAGCATAAAGAGCATATCGACCTGTTTGGGCTCCGGTGTGTGGACTGCCACAAGAAAGAGAACTGCAGCTATTGCCACGACATCGACAAGCCGGCCAAGCTGGCCAAGACGCAGGAGGAGGTTCACGCCGTCTGCAACGATTGTCACGGAAAAGCGGTGTGCGACAAATGTCACGACAATCGGGAGCGGCCCGGATTCAACCACGAAAGCACAGGCTGGGCGCTTGGTACCTATCACGAAGACCTGGTCTGCCGTGCCTGTCATCCGACCGGCAAGCGGATTGTGAAAATGAACAACCAGTGCAGCAATTGTCACAGCGGTTGGAATCCGGCCAATTTCAAACATGCCGTTACCGGTTTGCGGCTCGATGAGATCCACGCCGAAGTGGACTGCACCGATTGTCATGCGCAGCGGAAATTCGATGCGCCCCCCACGTGCAGCGGGTGCCACGATGATAACCGGCATTTCAAAGACCAGCCGCCGGGAGAATATGTAAAGCGGATGTAA
- the nrfD gene encoding NrfD/PsrC family molybdoenzyme membrane anchor subunit — protein sequence MGNHASAAPMKVPFFTTGTKVVFAIMLAGLASYAYRLIAGIGAVTNLDDQFPWGIWIAIDVASGVALSAGGFTTAALADIFHKEKYHVIVRPALLTAMLGYTFVVIGLLADLGRYYNVWHPMLPSMWQGNSVLFEVGMCVMIYLTVLYIEFLPIVAERFKNRVNLPGPLSALNTFVNSWLILCEKYLGRFISLFIIAGVVLSCLHQSSLGTLMVIAPTKMHPLWYTPISPLMFLLSAIAVGFPMVIFESILASRSFKLIPETPVLSSIARYTPILLGVYLAIKIGDLTLREAWPLVFEGLTQSIMFLIELLIGVVAPIVLLSMSKVRHSVAGLFSSASMVIFGVLLNRINVFLVAYKPLYPTKTYFPSIFEILVTVGLVCALVLVYRFVVLNFPVITGHEDTSARQPSVSAPVVIKAGKVN from the coding sequence ATGGGTAATCACGCTTCTGCCGCTCCGATGAAAGTGCCGTTTTTCACGACCGGAACGAAAGTCGTCTTCGCTATCATGCTGGCCGGACTGGCGTCCTATGCCTACCGCCTGATCGCCGGTATTGGCGCCGTCACCAATCTCGATGATCAGTTCCCCTGGGGAATCTGGATCGCTATTGATGTTGCCTCCGGCGTGGCGCTGTCGGCCGGCGGCTTCACTACCGCAGCACTTGCGGACATTTTCCACAAAGAGAAATACCACGTCATCGTGCGGCCCGCTCTGCTCACCGCCATGCTGGGCTACACGTTTGTCGTCATCGGCCTACTGGCCGATCTCGGCCGCTATTACAACGTCTGGCACCCCATGCTGCCCAGCATGTGGCAGGGGAACTCGGTGCTGTTCGAGGTCGGCATGTGCGTCATGATTTATCTAACAGTCCTCTATATCGAATTTCTGCCGATCGTGGCCGAGCGGTTCAAAAACCGCGTCAACCTGCCCGGCCCGCTGTCGGCATTGAACACGTTCGTCAACTCATGGCTGATTCTCTGCGAGAAATATCTTGGCCGATTCATCTCCCTGTTTATCATCGCGGGGGTCGTGCTCTCCTGTCTGCATCAGTCGTCGCTGGGAACGCTCATGGTGATCGCGCCCACCAAGATGCACCCGCTTTGGTACACGCCGATATCGCCATTGATGTTCCTCCTGTCTGCGATTGCGGTCGGTTTTCCGATGGTGATTTTCGAGTCGATACTGGCCTCACGAAGTTTCAAACTTATTCCGGAGACTCCGGTCCTGTCCTCAATTGCCCGCTATACGCCGATTCTGCTCGGTGTGTATTTGGCCATCAAAATTGGAGACCTGACCCTTCGCGAGGCCTGGCCCTTGGTTTTCGAGGGATTGACTCAGTCGATCATGTTTCTCATAGAATTGCTTATTGGCGTGGTGGCGCCAATCGTGCTTTTGTCTATGTCCAAAGTACGACACTCGGTCGCCGGTCTTTTTTCTTCGGCAAGTATGGTGATTTTCGGCGTGCTGCTCAATCGTATCAACGTGTTCCTGGTCGCATACAAGCCGCTTTATCCGACGAAGACCTATTTCCCGTCGATTTTCGAAATACTTGTCACCGTCGGATTGGTATGCGCTCTGGTGCTCGTGTATCGGTTTGTTGTGCTCAATTTCCCGGTGATTACGGGGCACGAAGACACCTCTGCCCGGCAGCCGTCCGTTTCCGCACCGGTGGTTATCAAAGCGGGGAAGGTGAACTGA
- a CDS encoding 4Fe-4S dicluster domain-containing protein gives MDIRRRDFFKLTALGSAALVTGSANASEHVADPDYDEMYGVLVDTVACIGCRKCEWACNDANKLPTQELKAFEDKSVFQQHRRPDAKAYTVVNQFASPVDPDKKFSLKVQCMHCNGPACASACIVGALQKTEQGPVVYDAWKCIGCRYCMVACPFQVPAYEYANAVDPQVRKCTFCFERITQEGKKPACVAICPNEALTFGKRGDLIELAHSRMNANPGRYVDHIYGEYEVGGTAWMYLSAVDFNNTELPKLTSQPIPDTTETIQHGVFKSFVPPLALYGVLGLVMHSLRKDGDREEANHG, from the coding sequence GTGGATATACGGCGACGCGACTTCTTCAAACTGACCGCGCTCGGCTCGGCGGCCTTGGTAACCGGCTCGGCGAATGCCTCTGAACATGTCGCCGACCCCGACTACGACGAGATGTACGGCGTTCTGGTCGACACCGTGGCCTGTATCGGATGCCGCAAGTGTGAGTGGGCCTGCAACGATGCCAACAAGCTCCCCACGCAGGAACTGAAAGCATTCGAGGACAAATCTGTATTCCAACAGCACCGTCGTCCCGACGCCAAGGCGTACACTGTCGTCAATCAGTTCGCTTCACCGGTCGACCCGGATAAAAAGTTCAGCTTAAAAGTCCAGTGCATGCACTGCAACGGTCCGGCGTGTGCCTCCGCCTGCATTGTCGGTGCGCTCCAGAAGACCGAGCAGGGACCCGTGGTATACGATGCCTGGAAATGCATCGGCTGCCGTTATTGCATGGTGGCCTGCCCGTTCCAGGTACCGGCGTATGAATACGCCAACGCCGTCGATCCCCAAGTCCGCAAATGCACGTTCTGTTTCGAGCGAATCACCCAGGAGGGGAAGAAACCGGCCTGCGTGGCGATCTGTCCCAACGAGGCACTTACTTTCGGAAAGCGGGGCGATCTTATCGAACTCGCCCACAGCCGGATGAATGCCAACCCCGGCCGATATGTCGACCATATCTACGGCGAATACGAAGTCGGCGGGACTGCCTGGATGTATCTCTCCGCCGTCGATTTCAACAACACCGAACTTCCGAAACTGACCTCGCAACCGATACCCGACACGACCGAGACAATCCAGCACGGTGTCTTCAAGTCATTCGTCCCGCCGCTTGCGCTATACGGCGTGCTCGGCTTGGTAATGCACTCTCTCCGTAAAGATGGCGACCGGGAGGAGGCGAACCATGGGTAA
- a CDS encoding class I SAM-dependent rRNA methyltransferase, whose protein sequence is MYPILTLKPNKLTTITHHHPWIFSGALKDKPQDVPHGSLVYVAGPDGSILGTGTYSAKSMIAVRVFEFGQTAIDHGWLTRKIREANGRRAILGYGPSTDTTGYRVVFGESDNIPGLIVDRYADTIVIQLSTAGADAMRDVIVNVLVELFHPRSIIERSDLPVRREEGLKELVSVRYGEGPGEVEFREYGLRYAADIMHGQKTGFYLDQKEVRREITTLTRHHRVLNLFSYTGANGVAALNCGAELVHHVDSSETALPFCRKQAELNGLDAAKVQTECADVFQWLNTHDEPLYDTAILDPPALIKSQKDMENGRKAYHFLNRAVIRMVAHGGLLVSSSCSAFFTEDDLIMTLRKASIQAGANLHLLKTVRQAPDHPLSVYFPESAYLKTAICQVSR, encoded by the coding sequence ATGTATCCCATCCTCACACTCAAACCCAATAAACTGACCACGATCACCCACCATCACCCGTGGATCTTCTCCGGAGCTCTTAAGGACAAGCCACAAGACGTTCCCCACGGCTCGCTCGTGTATGTCGCGGGGCCGGACGGCTCTATACTCGGCACCGGCACCTATTCGGCCAAATCGATGATCGCCGTGCGTGTGTTCGAGTTCGGCCAGACCGCCATAGACCACGGCTGGCTGACGCGTAAGATCAGAGAGGCGAATGGAAGGCGCGCTATTCTCGGCTACGGCCCATCAACCGATACCACCGGCTACCGCGTAGTGTTCGGTGAATCGGACAACATACCCGGGTTGATCGTCGACCGCTACGCCGACACTATCGTCATCCAACTCTCCACCGCCGGCGCTGATGCCATGCGTGACGTAATTGTCAACGTATTGGTCGAACTGTTTCATCCGCGCTCGATTATCGAGCGGAGCGATCTGCCGGTGCGCAGGGAAGAGGGGCTGAAGGAACTCGTCTCGGTTCGGTACGGGGAAGGGCCCGGCGAGGTCGAGTTCAGAGAATATGGTCTTCGATATGCCGCCGACATCATGCATGGCCAGAAGACCGGCTTCTACCTCGATCAGAAAGAAGTGCGCCGCGAGATCACCACTCTCACCAGGCACCATCGCGTTCTCAACTTGTTCAGTTACACCGGCGCCAACGGAGTAGCCGCTCTGAACTGCGGGGCGGAGCTCGTGCATCATGTCGACAGTTCTGAAACAGCGTTGCCGTTTTGCCGCAAACAGGCGGAACTCAACGGCCTGGATGCCGCAAAGGTGCAGACAGAGTGCGCCGATGTTTTCCAGTGGCTGAATACACACGATGAGCCGTTGTACGACACCGCCATCCTCGATCCGCCTGCACTCATCAAATCACAGAAGGATATGGAGAACGGCCGCAAGGCGTATCATTTCCTCAATCGCGCCGTGATTCGGATGGTGGCTCATGGCGGGCTTTTGGTCAGCTCCAGTTGCTCTGCTTTCTTCACCGAGGATGACCTCATCATGACCCTCCGAAAAGCATCGATTCAGGCTGGCGCTAATCTCCATTTGCTGAAAACCGTGCGCCAGGCGCCGGACCACCCGTTATCCGTCTATTTCCCCGAATCTGCATACCTCAAGACCGCTATTTGTCAGGTTTCGCGGTAA
- a CDS encoding FlgD immunoglobulin-like domain containing protein: MICDSALARYFGLAFRKPTVPHIILLSACLGGSIFADTPQLLGIIKADTTNVLFGSELLPLRDQDGDGINELIISNGRGSNYLYRGGRSFDTLPYWKFDSTNSYGGAGDVNGDGWDDLMLRGRSSFGWKTGVYYGGPLRDTVRDFNLGADANPPDLYPMIGKDLNSNGFDEIIIDRFNFGEVQIFEIGAGQDTLLDMILRQHELPPVSAGSFGYQTALGDFNGDAKQDLAVSHITQVSQPNKGRVYLYWGGPGFDTLPDFTIYRRGPYDTVFHSSNNFGEVMTCPGDLNGDGYDDLFVSSGFQDDTGWFYFGGPVMDTVPDLYMTMMPNHAAPAGDINGDGYADLIVSHATAWSGEGFVLVYYGGPNVDAQWDIGLFVGNEPGYHIYWGMDVAGLGDFNGDSINDFAFTTYNEFTQGLVYIYSGTGVATDVEEPVGDTSDYSSIGLRSYPNPFNQSTTISLGLKRSAQVRLAIYDVLGREVAVLANKRLSAGMHEFPWHGVTSNGSPVATGVYMCLATVDSVKETRKLLFLK; encoded by the coding sequence ATGATCTGCGATTCAGCCTTGGCGCGATATTTCGGATTAGCGTTTCGCAAACCCACTGTTCCACACATCATCTTGTTGTCAGCGTGTCTTGGCGGGAGCATCTTCGCCGATACACCACAACTCCTAGGCATCATAAAGGCCGACACGACCAACGTACTGTTTGGGTCAGAGCTTCTTCCCTTGAGAGACCAGGATGGTGATGGAATCAACGAACTTATTATCTCCAACGGCCGTGGCTCGAACTACTTGTACCGCGGCGGGAGGTCATTCGACACTCTTCCGTACTGGAAATTCGACAGTACTAATTCTTATGGTGGTGCTGGAGATGTGAATGGCGACGGTTGGGACGACTTGATGCTCCGGGGTCGCTCTTCGTTTGGATGGAAAACAGGCGTGTACTATGGAGGCCCCTTGCGTGACACCGTTCGGGATTTCAACCTGGGGGCTGACGCTAATCCGCCGGACCTGTATCCGATGATCGGGAAGGATCTAAATTCCAATGGTTTTGACGAAATCATCATTGACCGCTTTAACTTCGGTGAGGTACAGATCTTTGAGATCGGTGCAGGGCAAGACACCCTACTCGACATGATACTAAGGCAACATGAATTGCCACCCGTGTCGGCGGGCTCTTTCGGTTATCAAACTGCTCTGGGTGATTTCAACGGTGACGCTAAACAGGACCTGGCCGTCAGTCATATCACGCAGGTGAGCCAACCGAACAAGGGCCGCGTGTATCTCTATTGGGGAGGCCCGGGCTTTGACACTCTACCGGATTTCACCATTTACCGCCGGGGGCCGTATGACACGGTCTTCCACAGCTCCAACAACTTCGGCGAAGTAATGACCTGCCCTGGAGATCTCAATGGGGATGGGTACGATGATTTGTTCGTCAGTAGTGGATTTCAGGACGACACTGGCTGGTTCTACTTTGGCGGACCAGTTATGGACACCGTTCCTGACCTGTACATGACCATGATGCCTAACCACGCCGCCCCGGCCGGAGATATCAACGGTGATGGCTATGCTGATCTCATCGTCAGCCATGCCACTGCCTGGTCAGGCGAAGGTTTTGTGCTGGTATACTACGGCGGGCCAAATGTTGATGCGCAGTGGGACATCGGCCTGTTTGTTGGCAACGAGCCAGGGTATCACATTTACTGGGGCATGGATGTGGCCGGTCTTGGGGACTTCAACGGCGACAGCATCAACGACTTCGCCTTCACGACGTACAACGAATTTACCCAAGGGCTTGTCTATATTTATTCGGGAACGGGCGTAGCGACAGATGTCGAGGAGCCGGTTGGGGATACAAGTGATTACTCTTCCATTGGGCTTAGAAGTTATCCCAACCCCTTTAACCAATCGACCACAATCAGCTTGGGACTGAAACGTTCTGCTCAAGTGAGGCTTGCCATCTACGATGTTCTGGGCAGGGAAGTGGCCGTGTTAGCCAATAAACGCCTGTCAGCAGGGATGCACGAGTTCCCTTGGCATGGCGTGACGTCCAATGGTTCACCAGTGGCAACTGGTGTCTATATGTGCCTCGCAACAGTTGACTCAGTCAAGGAGACCCGAAAACTGCTTTTCTTAAAATGA
- a CDS encoding YciI family protein codes for MNVIAVLFALLLSAGSASDDSARTETDQGSSVTSKISATVQADSASQPPAYEMKRYYMVFLRRGPNWTAERTPEVETISSGHMAHILQMEKDGKLALAGPFLDQKATDALAGIFILDVETVEEAQALAESDPSVKAGRFSVEIIPWLGPSTLADCFNQKPAEQGK; via the coding sequence ATGAACGTAATCGCAGTATTGTTTGCTCTGCTTCTTTCAGCAGGCTCGGCGAGCGATGATAGCGCTCGTACAGAGACCGATCAGGGGTCAAGTGTCACGTCAAAAATAAGCGCCACCGTTCAGGCCGATAGCGCGTCTCAACCCCCTGCATACGAGATGAAACGGTACTACATGGTGTTCCTGCGACGGGGCCCGAACTGGACAGCCGAGAGAACGCCCGAAGTGGAGACAATATCGTCAGGGCACATGGCCCATATCCTGCAAATGGAGAAGGACGGCAAGCTGGCGCTGGCCGGGCCGTTCTTGGATCAAAAAGCCACCGATGCTCTTGCCGGAATTTTCATCCTCGACGTGGAGACTGTTGAAGAAGCTCAGGCGTTGGCTGAGTCTGACCCGAGTGTCAAAGCCGGACGGTTCTCTGTCGAGATCATCCCCTGGCTCGGCCCCTCCACTCTGGCGGACTGCTTCAACCAGAAACCGGCAGAACAGGGCAAATGA